The following are encoded in a window of Oncorhynchus mykiss isolate Arlee chromosome 31, USDA_OmykA_1.1, whole genome shotgun sequence genomic DNA:
- the LOC118946009 gene encoding multifunctional methyltransferase subunit TRM112-like protein gives MLDALNCFVYAKKLFWPLEASIILYGPFLFCSVCSVYYRLVLKLSHLKLLYPTELGLLQGSPAELVTDYEKNEDFLCKIHRVLLEVKVLEGCLQCPESGCEFPNMLLNEDEA, from the exons ATGTTGGATGCCCTCAATTGTTTTGTCTATGCTAAGAAGctcttttggccactagaggcatctatcattctctatggtccCTTcctgttttgttccgtttgctctGTTTACTACCGTTTGGTTCTTAAACTAAGTCATTTAAAGCTACTGTATCCAACAGAG CTGGGTCTTCTCCAGGGCTCACCTGCAGAACTGGTCACAGACTATGAGAAGAATGAAGACTTCCTGTGTAAAATACACAGGGTTTTGCTGGAG GTGAAGGTGCTGGAGGGCTGTCTGCAGTGCCCAGAGTCTGGCTGTGAGTTCCCCAACATGCTGCTGAATGAGGATGAGGCATAG